A genomic region of Jeotgalibaca ciconiae contains the following coding sequences:
- a CDS encoding quaternary amine ABC transporter ATP-binding protein encodes MAKVTVKNLTKIFGKKTKQALQMVAQNKDKTEILEATGATVGVNNVNLEINENEIFVIMGLSGSGKSTLIRLLNRLIEPTAGEIYIDDENIAKLGKEDLREVRRNKINMVFQNFALFPHRTILENTEFGLEIRNKDKAERTERAEQALDNSGLLSFKDQYPSQLSGGMQQRVGLARALANDPEILLMDEAFSALDPLIRRDMQDELIELQKTVHKTIIFITHDLNEALRIGDRIAIMKDGVIMQVGTGEEILTNPANDYVRDFVEEVDRSKVLTAENIMEPAIRANIHSDGPSVTLNRMRQEGIDLLMAVDKDRQLEGYIAADDLLEANRQEKSWADAINKNVTRVDKDTLVADLFHTMNESPAPVAVVDDNQLLGVIRRGTISDALAKTNEVSK; translated from the coding sequence TTGGCGAAAGTTACAGTTAAAAATCTAACAAAGATTTTTGGTAAAAAAACAAAACAAGCCCTACAAATGGTTGCACAAAATAAAGACAAAACTGAAATATTAGAAGCAACAGGAGCTACTGTAGGTGTCAATAATGTTAATTTAGAAATCAATGAAAATGAAATATTTGTTATTATGGGGCTATCAGGAAGCGGAAAGTCTACTTTAATTCGTTTATTGAATCGTCTTATTGAACCGACAGCCGGTGAAATTTACATTGATGATGAGAATATTGCAAAGTTAGGTAAAGAAGATTTACGAGAAGTGCGTCGTAATAAAATCAACATGGTTTTCCAAAACTTTGCACTTTTTCCACATCGAACGATTCTGGAAAACACTGAATTTGGATTAGAAATTCGCAACAAAGATAAAGCTGAGCGAACAGAGCGAGCGGAACAAGCTTTGGATAACTCAGGATTATTATCTTTCAAAGATCAATATCCAAGTCAACTTTCCGGTGGGATGCAGCAACGTGTTGGCTTAGCTCGCGCATTGGCAAATGATCCTGAAATTTTGTTGATGGACGAAGCTTTTTCAGCATTGGATCCATTGATTCGTCGTGATATGCAAGATGAGTTGATTGAATTACAAAAAACCGTTCATAAAACAATTATTTTTATTACTCACGATTTGAATGAAGCGTTACGGATTGGGGATCGAATCGCAATTATGAAAGATGGCGTCATTATGCAAGTAGGAACGGGTGAAGAAATCCTTACCAATCCTGCAAATGATTATGTACGTGATTTTGTTGAGGAAGTTGATCGTTCGAAAGTTCTCACTGCAGAGAATATTATGGAACCTGCTATTCGAGCAAATATTCATAGTGACGGTCCAAGTGTTACATTAAATAGAATGCGCCAAGAAGGCATTGATTTGTTAATGGCTGTAGATAAAGATCGACAACTGGAAGGATACATTGCTGCTGATGATTTATTAGAAGCGAACCGTCAAGAAAAATCATGGGCTGATGCCATCAATAAAAATGTGACCCGAGTTGATAAAGACACACTGGTCGCTGATTTATTCCATACAATGAATGAATCACCAGCGCCAGTTGCAGTAGTTGATGATAATCAGCTTCTTGGTGTTATCCGAAGAGGAACGATTAGTGATGCTTTAGCAAAAACAAATGAGGTGAGTAAGTAG
- a CDS encoding aldo/keto reductase gives MHKKIPKVTLNDGSKLPAVGLGTISLKGATGVNELLSAFNLGYRLIDTSTNYENEGTVGEAIRRSGIPREEFIISSKLPGSHHAHDEAILMIQEQAYRIGLDYFDKYLIHWPNPKVGMYVDAWKALIDAQKFGLIRTIGVSNFLPEHLDRIIEETGVTPATNQIELHPYFNQEELREYHAKKGIITESWSPFGREKNDVLEDETILAIAKQHKKTAAQVIVRWNIQLGNLPIVRSGNHEHQKENLAVFDFELSQDEMNQIAKLTKPDGRIEDQDPAEYEEFV, from the coding sequence ATGCATAAAAAGATACCAAAAGTTACGTTGAATGATGGAAGCAAGCTGCCAGCTGTAGGATTAGGAACTATTTCGTTAAAAGGTGCAACAGGAGTCAATGAGTTGTTAAGCGCATTTAATCTTGGTTATCGCTTGATAGATACCTCGACAAATTATGAAAATGAAGGAACGGTCGGAGAAGCAATTCGACGTTCTGGAATCCCGCGCGAAGAATTTATCATCAGTTCTAAATTGCCGGGAAGCCATCACGCACATGATGAGGCTATTTTGATGATTCAGGAACAGGCATATCGAATAGGTTTGGATTACTTTGATAAATATTTAATTCATTGGCCTAATCCAAAGGTTGGTATGTATGTAGATGCGTGGAAAGCATTGATTGATGCACAAAAATTCGGTTTGATTCGAACGATTGGCGTTTCGAATTTCCTTCCAGAACATCTGGATCGTATAATAGAAGAAACGGGTGTAACACCAGCAACCAATCAGATTGAATTACATCCTTACTTCAATCAAGAAGAGCTGCGTGAATATCACGCGAAAAAGGGAATCATCACAGAGTCATGGAGTCCGTTCGGAAGAGAAAAAAATGACGTTTTAGAAGATGAAACGATTTTAGCGATTGCAAAGCAACATAAAAAGACGGCGGCGCAAGTCATTGTCCGTTGGAATATTCAATTAGGAAACTTGCCAATTGTAAGGTCTGGAAATCACGAGCATCAAAAAGAAAATTTAGCTGTTTTTGATTTCGAATTATCACAAGATGAAATGAACCAGATTGCCAAATTGACAAAACCAGATGGACGGATTGAAGATCAAGATCCAGCAGAATACGAAGAGTTTGTTTAA
- a CDS encoding ABC transporter permease/substrate binding protein: MDFLQMPLPVAELVDGLTRWLTNTFSGLFSFIQMIGEAMMNGMTGVLLMFPPLLFIILLTVFMFFMSRKKIGLTVFTLVGLLFIYNQGLWNNLMNTVTLVIAASLISIVIGIPLGILMAKNKIALDIITPILDFMQTMPAFVYLIPAVAFFGIGMVPGVFASVIFALPPTVRFTNLGIRQVPTDLTEASESFGSTGWQKLFKLELPLAKETIFAGINQTTMLALSMVVTASMIGAPGLGEGVLTALQRAEIGSGFVSGVSLVILAIIIDRITQNLNQPRRALSPAKAKQKRRVTLIGAVTAILLILGGSVYFAVTQDSSKNVSLASMQWDSEMASANVVAEVLEDLGYNVSITYLDNAVMWNSVATGESDATVAPWLPTTQGALYERYGDQMMDLGPNLIGAQNGLAVPTYMDIDSIEDLTDEAGKNIVGIEPGAGITELAQQLPQIYDNLSDWKIGTSSTGAMTVELGQAIENQEDIIVTGWTPHWMFADYDLKFLEDPLNAMGEIEEIRTFTRDGFDEDMPEVYQVLDNFHWTVEDMQSVMLDMSEGLDPKTAARNWIESNPEKVAEWIE; this comes from the coding sequence ATGGATTTTTTACAAATGCCATTGCCAGTTGCTGAATTGGTAGATGGATTAACGCGATGGTTAACAAATACTTTCTCTGGATTATTTAGTTTTATACAAATGATTGGGGAAGCAATGATGAATGGAATGACTGGAGTACTGCTAATGTTCCCTCCACTTTTATTTATCATTTTATTAACAGTTTTTATGTTTTTTATGTCTCGCAAGAAAATTGGTTTAACGGTATTTACCCTGGTTGGATTGTTGTTTATCTACAATCAAGGTTTATGGAATAATTTAATGAATACTGTCACCCTAGTGATTGCAGCGAGTTTGATATCCATTGTTATTGGGATTCCACTCGGGATTTTGATGGCGAAGAACAAAATCGCTCTTGATATTATTACTCCGATTCTTGATTTTATGCAAACTATGCCAGCTTTTGTTTACTTAATTCCAGCAGTTGCTTTCTTCGGAATTGGTATGGTTCCTGGAGTATTTGCTTCTGTAATCTTTGCCTTGCCTCCCACTGTACGTTTTACGAATTTGGGAATTCGTCAGGTTCCAACTGATTTAACAGAAGCATCCGAATCATTTGGAAGTACCGGATGGCAGAAATTATTTAAGTTAGAATTGCCTCTAGCAAAAGAAACGATTTTTGCTGGAATCAATCAAACAACTATGTTGGCATTATCAATGGTTGTTACTGCATCTATGATTGGAGCACCCGGCTTAGGAGAAGGGGTCCTGACTGCTTTACAACGTGCTGAAATTGGCAGTGGATTCGTTAGTGGTGTTTCTTTAGTAATCTTAGCGATTATTATCGACCGCATCACACAGAACTTGAATCAACCGCGAAGAGCATTAAGTCCGGCAAAAGCAAAACAAAAAAGACGTGTAACACTCATCGGAGCTGTTACTGCGATTCTATTGATTCTTGGTGGATCTGTATACTTTGCTGTGACACAAGACAGCAGCAAAAATGTCAGCTTAGCGAGTATGCAATGGGATAGCGAGATGGCTTCTGCAAATGTAGTAGCGGAAGTATTAGAAGATTTAGGATATAATGTTTCGATTACTTATCTTGACAATGCCGTTATGTGGAACTCAGTTGCAACTGGAGAATCCGATGCAACGGTAGCACCTTGGTTGCCGACAACACAAGGTGCTTTATATGAGCGCTACGGAGATCAGATGATGGACTTGGGTCCAAACTTGATTGGCGCTCAAAACGGCTTGGCTGTACCGACTTATATGGATATCGATTCGATTGAAGATCTAACAGACGAAGCTGGTAAAAATATTGTTGGGATTGAGCCGGGCGCAGGAATAACTGAATTGGCTCAACAATTGCCACAAATCTATGATAATCTGAGTGATTGGAAGATTGGTACTTCATCAACAGGAGCTATGACAGTAGAACTTGGTCAAGCAATCGAAAATCAGGAAGATATTATTGTTACCGGTTGGACGCCGCACTGGATGTTCGCCGATTATGATTTGAAATTTTTAGAAGATCCGTTGAATGCGATGGGCGAGATAGAAGAAATCAGAACCTTTACAAGAGATGGATTTGACGAAGATATGCCAGAAGTTTATCAAGTACTTGATAATTTCCATTGGACTGTTGAAGATATGCAAAGCGTCATGCTAGATATGAGTGAAGGCCTTGATCCAAAAACTGCTGCTCGTAATTGGATTGAAAGTAATCCGGAAAAAGTAGCCGAATGGATTGAGTAA
- a CDS encoding GntR family transcriptional regulator has protein sequence MKNKVVKPLYQQVALNLAQRVAEGYYAEGEKLHTRSTIAKSYDISPETARKAVQVLDDLGIMESYHGSGTYVASREKAQTYVRQFQDVQTIENMKSQILDSVERQQKEWKNFSQLLDDVITQTRQSYTLNPFIPYELVLTKEAAHLDQTVADLNVWQETGATIVALMQNEKLLLSPGPYAKLNENDTIYFVGNEYSLQYMRNFFYPKP, from the coding sequence ATGAAAAATAAAGTGGTTAAACCATTGTATCAGCAGGTTGCATTAAATCTTGCTCAACGTGTTGCGGAAGGCTATTATGCGGAAGGTGAAAAGCTACATACACGTTCAACGATAGCGAAATCTTATGACATCTCGCCAGAGACAGCTAGAAAAGCTGTGCAAGTATTGGATGACTTAGGGATTATGGAATCTTATCATGGTAGCGGCACATATGTGGCTTCGAGAGAAAAAGCTCAAACCTATGTCCGTCAATTCCAAGATGTTCAAACAATTGAAAATATGAAAAGCCAAATACTGGATAGCGTTGAACGGCAACAAAAAGAATGGAAAAACTTTTCCCAACTTTTAGATGATGTGATTACGCAGACGAGACAATCATACACGCTTAATCCATTTATCCCTTATGAATTAGTGCTGACAAAGGAAGCAGCCCATTTAGATCAAACCGTTGCAGATTTAAATGTTTGGCAAGAAACGGGAGCTACCATTGTTGCACTTATGCAAAATGAAAAATTACTATTATCACCAGGACCTTATGCAAAGTTAAATGAAAATGATACGATTTACTTTGTAGGGAATGAGTATTCACTGCAATATATGCGTAATTTTTTCTATCCCAAACCTTGA